The Corvus cornix cornix isolate S_Up_H32 chromosome 26, ASM73873v5, whole genome shotgun sequence nucleotide sequence TTAAACGCCTTGGGGAGCTTCCCGCTCCTGTACTTGGACAGCACCTTCAGAGACAGGGACACAGGCCAGGCCATGACTGGGGGCACTGACAGCAGGGCCACCAGCGAGTTGTCCCCTCCCTCAGCACCTCAGGGTGGTGGCTGTGGGTTCAGCTGCTCCGGCCTCACCTCCCTGACACCTCTGTAGACCTCCAGGACACGGGGGTCGAGCTGGGGCATGGGGCAGCCCGAGAGCTCCGACAGTGCTGTGTCCACCTCCGTCTGCTTCTCCGTGATCTTCTCCATGATGATGTCGGCCAGGGTACGCCTGGGGCCGGCACAGGATGGGGTCAGTGGGGGGCCAAGAGGGGCAGACAGGGGCCAGTCAGGGGCTGACAGGGGAGGGGGGCGAGTTGGGGTCTGTGCGGGGCCAGGGGGAGAATCGGGGGTTGCAGAGGGCTGACACGGGACAGGGACTGAGTCAGGACGAGGGGTGAATCGGGGATCGCACGGGGCTGACAGGGGACAGGGGGAAGCTGGGGGCtgacagggacagggcagagTCGGTGTCCGTGCAGGGAAGCGGACACCCAGCCCCGGCGCAGCCCCCTCCTCACCTCAGCGGCGGGTTCTTGTTCATGAACATCTCGATGGCTTTCTCGTCCTCGGGGTCCACCTCCACCTCCCCGCCGTAGTCTCCGCTCCGtcccgcggccgccgccgccttcTCCAGCGAAGGCCATTCCTCATCATCCTCCGAGTCCGAGCCGGGACCTGCGGGCAGCGGCGCAGGCTCAGCCCGGGGCCGCGCACCCTCGGGGCTTCCGGAGGGTGCCGGGGGTTACCGGGGGCTCACCCAGAACCGCGCTGCGCTGCCGAGGGGCTGCGGGCGCTCCGGGGCCGTGCTcggcctccagctcctcctgctgccgCCGCGCCTGCTCCAGGATGCGCCGGGACAGCCGCGCGTCCACGAACCCGTCCCCGCCGCCATCCCCGTCCTGCTCCTCCGCCCCGCGCTTCGTCCGAGCCCGCGCCCGCGGGGCCGCGTCCTGCAGGATCTGCTCGGCCAagggcagcgccggggccgggccggagccccgcgcccgccgggCCTTGGGCATCGCGGGGGCACCGGGGGGCGACCGGGTCCGCACCGGGAAGCGACACGTGGGGTCTGTCCCCGCCTTTTCCGGGGCGGCTCCGCCTCTTCCCGGTGCCACTGGCCCCGCCCGTTCCGGTGGCGGCGCCGGCACCATGGGGGTCACCTGGTGAGGGCGGGGGGCTCCGCGACGGGCTCCGGGGTGGGGGGACGGCAGCGGGAGGGGTTCCTAGAATGGGGGGACGGCACTGGGAGGGACTTCTGGGATGAGGAGGGGGACCCGGGAGGGCTCCCGGCGGGGACAGCCTCGGGGACGCGGGGAGAGTCTCCGGATGGAGAGCGCGGAGCAGTCCCGGGGAAGGGGGcaggggccggggccgcggccggcGGTGCCCCGGTGGGTCCGTGACCCCCGGTCCCTGTGGCAGCGTGTCGCAGGTGCCGGTGGCCGAGGGTAAGAGCGTGCAGCAGACGGTGGAGCTGCTGGCGCGGCGGCTGGAGGCGCTGGGCGCGGACAAGCAGGGGACATTCGGCGTGGACTGCGAGACCTATCACACCGCGGCCGCCCTCGGCACACAGGGTCAGCAGGGCCGGGGGGCGCCGGGGCCAGCCCTTCTCCaagcttctttttcctttttccttcccgtccttttcttccttttccttttctcccccctttccttctccttccgCACTTTCCCGGGAGGTGTTGAAGAGGCGCCTGGATCTGACGCTGGGTGGTGGGGTTTAGGGGTTACGGTGGCAGTGCTGGACTGagggctggactggatgatcctgaaggtctcttccaactttCATGAGTCTGCGATTGTacaattccttctcctttcccctttctccttttcccctcttcctttccccttcctccctctttttttccctttccttttcccttctccttcctcccccccaGATCCCCACATCCCTTCCAGGCACTGATGTGATGTTCACCACGGTGGCACTGAGCACACgcagccctgggctctgctcagccgGTGTTCCCAGACAGACCCATTGGAATCTTCCAGAgcagctttttcctgcttttttggCAGCTGGAACTTGGAGGAGAGGCCGAGCTCAGGGTGGACAGTGGGTGGGAGGTGGGTGCTCCTGGGGTTCTCCTTCCACCTCACCCCGAGCCGTGCTGGCGTTTCATCCTGGGGCTGCcgaggatttctttttccctgtaaaCCTCCAGAAGGAAACGCAAGCTATTCCCTGAACGGGTATTGCAATAAATATGTGAGGATCTGGAATCAAAGCAAGGAGcacaaaggcaggaggaggagctgcttgAAGGCAGGAATGTTGGTTTTCCAGCCCGGCTCCCCTCGCTGTCATTGCAGGGCAGACAGGGAAGCTCATGTACGTCATGCACAACTCCGAGTACCCCCTGAGCTGCTTCGCCCTCTTCGAGAACGGGCCCTGCCTCGTGGCCGACGCCAACTTTGACACCCTCATGGTGAAGCTCAAGGGCTTCTTCCAGAACGCCAAGGCCAACAAGATCGAGAGCCGCGGCACCCGCTACCAGTACTGCGACTTCCTGGTGAAGCTGGGCACGGTCACCATGGGCCCCAGCGCCAGGGGCATATCTGTGGAGGTAAGAGCGCTTTGGGAAGGGTGGGGAATGCAAGGAGAGGCAGGGAAACTCCATAGGggaggctggagaaggagggTTTAGGGGTGACCTAATTGAGGATGCCTGAAGTGAGCCAGcagggaagatggagagagattatttatttataaggGCCTGAAGtgccagggaaagggggaatggcttcccactgccagagagcaggcttggatgggatattgggaaggaattcttccctgtgagggtggggaggccctggtaGAGggtcccagagcagctgtggctgcccctggattcctggaagtgtccaaggccaggttggacggggcttggagcagcctgggacggtggaaggtgtccctgccctggatGAGCTTTCAGATCCTTTccccaacccattccatgattctgtgattccctgtcCTGTCTGTGTGTCCGTCGTGTTGCTGGTGCAGCAGGCAGGTTTTTACCTCCTCTCCCAAGGTTTACTTCAGCCAGGTGCTttggggctgtccctgcagtggGAATCCCTGCAGGAATGCCATCCAGATAAAAAGCTGATTAAATTCCAGATGCACCACACGAGCACCATCCCTCAGGTTAATCAGCATCCTGAGGGATATAAAACAACCTCTCCAGTGCTAATTCCCTGCTGATTTGGGGCTTGCTGCCCTTccctttgcatttttccttcccttcccctttgGAGAAGATCTCTTGTGTGTTTCCTGTCTTAGTTATATTTACCCATCCTTGTTATATGCGGAATATTTGGGGATGTTTCCATGAAAAGCCTTCCCTGCAGAGAGGCTCCAGGGATCTGGGGGTGTTCCCACGTGGAATACTGTCcttcctggcagctccagagctctggGGGGTGTTCCCAGGTGGAATACTGTCcttcctggcagctccagagctctggGGGTGTTCCCAGGTGGAATACTGTCcttcctggcagctccagagctctggGGGGTGTTCCCAGGTGGAATACTGTCcttcctggcagctccagggctctgGGGGGTGTTCCCAGGTGGAATACTGTCcttcctggcagctccagagctctggGGGTGTTCCCAGGTGGAATACTGTCcttcctggcagctccagagctctgggctgtgtcccCAGGTGGAATACTGTCcttcctggcagctccagggctctgggctgtgtcCCCAGGTGGAATACTGTCcttcctggcagctccagggctctgggctgtgtcCCCAGGTGGAATACTGTCcttcctggcagctccagagctctggGGGTGTTCCCAGGTGGAATACTGTCcttcctggcagctccagggatCTGGGGGTGTTCCCAGGTGGAATACTGTCcttcctggcagctccagagctctgggctgtgtcccCAGGTGGAATACTGCCCCTGTGTGATCGCCAACGACTGCTGGAACCTGCTGATGGAGTTCATGCAGAGCTTCATGGGCAGCCACACGCCCGGGATCCCATCGGTGTTCGGCTCCAAGCACGACAGCGCCTACAGCCCCGGGGACACCATGGTGCAGTACATGGAGCTCTTCAACAAGATCCgcaagcagcagcaggtcccCGTGGCTGGCATCAGGTGAGGAGGATTCCCTGGAGCTCCTTGACTGCATCCTGTTTGCTGCCTGGATCCAGAGTCCCTCCAGGGTGTGGCACGGGAAGCAGCcgcagggggttttttttgccttcttgaTTTCTCCTATTTCGAACTTTCCCGGTGCCTCGTGCGTTTCTGGTTGTCCCGCACGGTTTGGGATTCTTGGATCCACGGTTCTGTGGTTCTTTGGACAACAGTGGTTCGTGTGGGGAATCGCTGTTTATccacagggaaaagagaaattccaGCCAAAAGCAAGGGCAGGGCTTCCATGACTTCAAGCAGCTACAGGAGAGATCTggtaaatctgtatttttttatatctgcatcagtgttttgctgtgttCCATCCCAATAAAACGCTGGGttttgggaggaggaggagtccCTGCACAATGTTTGTGTTGTTTATTTACAGAGTCTTCCCTTGGATTTGGTTCAACAGCTTTATACccccaaagcaaacatttcCCTGTGAAAAAATCCAGGAATTCTTGCATTTTGCTGTTCCTGGCACGTTCTTACCTTGCCTTCACCCTTTGTAGCTGATGGGAGTGCCCAAATCTGCTGCCTCTCAATGAAGGCTCtggataaatgaaaaaaaagaaataaataagccTGGCAGGAGCTTTTTCAGGCACTGAGGGAATTCCAGCTGCTTTATCCCGTTGTTTTTAAGGTTGGTAATAAAcgtcctgtccctgcacaccaTTTGAGGAATCCTGATGGCTTCAAGATTCAATGGAATAAGGAGGGATTTGGGCAATAAGAGCCAAAAATTCATTGTAAGACATAATGATACCacttcagtatatttttttccttcatattccTGGGAAGGCACCAGCATTCCAGCCCCACTGGGATGTACCCTGGATGCAAAGGGCAGGTGGAGAAGCTCCAAGGATGGTTATGGGAAGGGAGATTTCCAAGCAGGACAGTGGATTCCTTGTGAAGAAGCAGCccagggaaaaaatattgatgGTTCCTTGCCCataagagcaaagaaaacagaaataatttgtcctaaacatgtttttttgttctgaagcaagaaggggaaaaagctGATTTGTGGCTTGGTTTTCTGGCTgagaactggggtttttttggttttttttttaatgtgattctCTGATTATCATTTATACCTTCAAACCTAATTAACTGTTGGAGTGCTCCGAGCTTTTAGTTGTGAgcatttaataaatttaatcaGCACAGGGCCCAGCAAGAGGTGGTTAATGAGCCATAAGAAATGGCACAACGTCCCCTAAGTGTGGTAGCAATTCCAACATGCTGAATATACTGAATTTTTTGCAGCTCTTAGCCCCAAGTTCATGGCTTGTGTGGGACTGTTCAGTGGTGAAAATTCACTGTTGTCCCACCTGGTTAAACTGGGAAAACTTAGGGAAACAAACTTAAGTTTTATAGGGATATATCCCTGTCCTGTTTTCCATTACAAGCcttaaggttaaaaaaaaacccaacccctcTTAATGAGCAGATTAGTCATGGTGAATGTTGGTAATGCTTTGTTAATTCCCAAGGCTGCTCCGTCACCAGAGATGGCAAAACTCTGCTCACGTGCTTAAAAAACGTGGAAGTGTGTGCTGGAATCCCTGGGGATTCCTGGGGTTTTTATTAATACATTCTGCTGTTCCTGGAGTTCTAAAAAGGGACCCCTGGAGCCACATTCTGCCTTTAATTAACCCCTTGACGTCAGTGGGTTTCCACAGACGTGAGGATGAGGAAGATTTAGTCCTTTATGTCCCAGCAAAGCCTGTTGCTGCATTCTGGGAATGAGGGAATCAGCTGCCTCACATGGCTCTGGCTCTTGATGGCCAAAATTActctttttccctgaaaaaaatcctcatttttcctGTCAAATCATGGTTTGGAAGGTTGTTTTTCTCAGAGGGAGAGGTGGCCACACTGAGGTCCTGTTCCACCATggatcctttttttcctctgcttctgcaccTCTCAAAATCTCTGTCAATGTTGTTTCATTCCCTAAATTGAAGCCCGACCTAGAGGGAACAGGGATTTTGGGAATGGAGGCCTCGtggtttattatttatatttatttatttagctagGGGATGTTATCAGGGTCACAAGTGCTTCTGTGGCAGAGCCAGTCCCGAGTCTCTCTGCCACCCCAGGGGAttttttggggcttttgttCCGTTCTTgtgctgtggcttttttttttttaaactcacaAAGAGAGTGAGGATCGTTCACCTCCAGTTTGAATTCTTAGACGTTGCAGACTCATTGCAGCTGTGCCAGCGTGGATTTCAGCGCAGGTATGGGGTCAAAACGGGCCAGGCACTGGTGCCACCCTCACCTCGGGGTCCCTGTCACCTCAGGGGCCATGTGGGGTGTGACCCCCATTATCTCAGATCCCCCACCTCAGGTTCTCCATCACCTCAGGGCCCCGCAGCCCCCTTAGACCCTTCCCATCACCTCAGAGACCCTTTGGGGTGTCCCCTCATCACCTCAGGGTCTCCATCACCTCAGAGACCCCATAACCCCCCCCCCATCACCTCAGAGTCCCCATAGCCCCCTCCTTGGTCTCCCCATCATCTGAGGGACCCTTTGGGGTGCCCCCTCAGGGTCTTCAGAATCTCAGAGCCCCCCTTGTCTCTCCCATCACCTCAGGGACCATTTGGggtgccccccccccccatcacCTTACGGTTTTCATCAACCTCAGAACTCCCTTCGCCCCCCCATCAACTCAGGGTGCCCCCTCATCACCTCAGGATCTCCATCTCAAGGTATGCATCACCTCAAAGCCCTCACAGCCTCCCCCTTGTGTCCCCCCATCACCTCAGGGACCCCCGTGGGGCGCGCCCCCCCCATCACCTCAGCACCTTCCATCACCTCAGGGCCCCCGTGGGGTACCTCCCACCCCACGCCACCCCCTCGGggggccccgcgccgcccctTTAAGAGTCTCTTTGTCTCCGAGACACCCTTATTTACCCTCCCGTG carries:
- the MED20 gene encoding mediator of RNA polymerase II transcription subunit 20 isoform X2, producing the protein MGVTCVSQVPVAEGKSVQQTVELLARRLEALGADKQGTFGVDCETYHTAAALGTQGQTGKLMYVMHNSEYPLSCFALFENGPCLVADANFDTLMVKLKGFFQNAKANKIESRGTRYQYCDFLVKLGTVTMGPSARGISVEVEYCPCVIANDCWNLLMEFMQSFMGSHTPGIPSVFGSKHDSAYSPGDTMVQYMELFNKIRKQQQVPVAGIR
- the MED20 gene encoding mediator of RNA polymerase II transcription subunit 20 isoform X1 — its product is MGVTCVSQVPVAEGKSVQQTVELLARRLEALGADKQGTFGVDCETYHTAAALGTQGQTGKLMYVMHNSEYPLSCFALFENGPCLVADANFDTLMVKLKGFFQNAKANKIESRGTRYQYCDFLVKLGTVTMGPSARGISVELQSSGLCPQVEYCPCVIANDCWNLLMEFMQSFMGSHTPGIPSVFGSKHDSAYSPGDTMVQYMELFNKIRKQQQVPVAGIR
- the BYSL gene encoding bystin, producing the protein MVPAPPPERAGPVAPGRGGAAPEKAGTDPTCRFPVRTRSPPGAPAMPKARRARGSGPAPALPLAEQILQDAAPRARARTKRGAEEQDGDGGGDGFVDARLSRRILEQARRQQEELEAEHGPGAPAAPRQRSAVLGPGSDSEDDEEWPSLEKAAAAAGRSGDYGGEVEVDPEDEKAIEMFMNKNPPLRRTLADIIMEKITEKQTEVDTALSELSGCPMPQLDPRVLEVYRGVREVLSKYRSGKLPKAFKIIPALSNWEQILYITEPETWTAAAMYQATRIFSSNLKERMAQRFYNLVLLPRIRDDIAEYKRLNFHLYMALKKALFKPAAWFKGILIPLCESGTCTLREAIIIGSILTKCSIPVLHSSAALLKLAEMQYSGANSIFLRLLIDKKYALPFRVLDALVFHFLAFRTDQRLLPVLWHQSFLALAQRYKEDLSSEQKEALLELLKFHSHPQISPEIRRELMNSKTRDVEGEQPVAME